The proteins below come from a single Nitrospinota bacterium genomic window:
- the rplM gene encoding 50S ribosomal protein L13, translating to MKTYSAKKSDVIKKWVLIDATDQSLGRVASKAASIIRGKTKPIFTPHVDTGDNVIIINAAKVRLTGKKWDDKIYYHHTGYPGGIKSATAKEIRNKRPSSLLEKAIVGMLPKNRLGRTLHANFRVYDNEQHPHVGQIPDTVTV from the coding sequence ATGAAGACTTACTCTGCCAAAAAGAGCGACGTTATAAAAAAATGGGTGCTTATTGATGCCACCGACCAATCTCTGGGCCGCGTCGCCTCTAAAGCCGCGTCGATTATCCGTGGAAAAACCAAACCGATTTTCACCCCGCACGTGGATACCGGCGATAATGTGATTATTATCAACGCCGCCAAGGTCCGTTTGACCGGGAAAAAGTGGGACGATAAAATTTATTACCACCATACCGGATATCCGGGTGGAATCAAGTCCGCAACCGCAAAGGAAATTCGGAATAAAAGACCCTCAAGTCTGCTCGAAAAAGCCATCGTTGGCATGTTGCCGAAGAACAGGCTGGGACGCACCCTGCATGCAAATTTCAGGGTTTATGATAACGAGCAACACCCGCACGTTGGGCAAATCCCCGATACCGTAACCGTTTGA